A region of Mauremys mutica isolate MM-2020 ecotype Southern chromosome 2, ASM2049712v1, whole genome shotgun sequence DNA encodes the following proteins:
- the C2H7orf57 gene encoding uncharacterized protein C7orf57 homolog isoform X3, producing MRNMSKEPSGPPNRYASCEWYYHVPLKRSEKTVNSEIPIPPPSQIPGLSNLGEHHNEITFGSRRKWIKDTDSAYVKLAKQGGRPDLLKHFTPSTRKTSPVAYAVPDWYTHHSKPLTDDESKAHVSSMPDYMVHEEFKSDQLNGNYETKRGPFDFDMKSIWQRDAEDKENKEKKKENAAQVEVHVGNTKEVKLPAINPKYPNRIPPSTANKEFHGGNRLYFPPMPGQKNNEPVNFSKLLSNGYRDDWIQQRNDWEKKIQQTSKNNEQPEETLLPSSETSQPELTPTDK from the exons AATGGTACTACCATGTTCCACTGAAACGATCAGAGAAGACTGTGAACTCAGAAATCCCAATTCCTCCACCATCCCAGATCCCAGGTTTGAGCAACCTTGGAGAGCATCACAATGAAATTACATTTGGGAGCCGCAGGAAATGGATCAAAGACACAGACTCAGCATACGTAAAGCTGGCAAAGCAAGGAGGCCGACCTG atttGTTGAAACATTTTACACCTAGTACAAGAAAAACATCCCCAGTAGCTTATGCTGTACCTGACTGGTATACACACCACAGTAAACCACTAACAGATGATGAATCTAA AGCCCATGTTTCCTCAATGCCTGACTACATGGTTCATGAAGAGTTTAAGTCTGATCAGCTCAATGGTAACTATGAAACAAAAAGAGGGCCTTTTGATTTTGATATGAAAAGTATTTGGCAGAGGGATGCTGAGGACAAGGAGAACAAAGAGAAAAAGAAG GAAAATGCTGCTCAAGTTGAGGTCCATGTGGGCAACACAAAAGAG GTAAAGCTTCCTGCAATAAACCCCAAATACCCAAACAGAATACCACCCTCTACTGCAAATAAGGAATTCCATGGGGGAAATAGGCTTTATTTTCCACCTAT gccTGGTCAGAAAAACAATGAACCAGTAAACTTCAGCAAACTGCTTAGCAATGGTTACAGGGACGACTGGATTCAGCAGCGTAATGACTGGGAGAAAAAGATTCAGCAAACCTCAAAAAATAATGAGCAGCCTGAAG AGACTCTTCTTCCAA GTTCAGAGACATCCCAGCCCGAATTGACTCCAACAGACAAGTAA
- the C2H7orf57 gene encoding uncharacterized protein C7orf57 homolog isoform X4: MRNMSKEPSGPPNRYASCEWYYHVPLKRSEKTVNSEIPIPPPSQIPGLSNLGEHHNEITFGSRRKWIKDTDSAYVKLAKQGGRPDLLKHFTPSTRKTSPVAYAVPDWYTHHSKPLTDDESKAHVSSMPDYMVHEEFKSDQLNGNYETKRGPFDFDMKSIWQRDAEDKENKEKKKENAAQVEVHVGNTKEVKLPAINPKYPNRIPPSTANKEFHGGNRLYFPPMPGQKNNEPVNFSKLLSNGYRDDWIQQRNDWEKKIQQTSKNNEQPEETLLPMHLKLGAG; the protein is encoded by the exons AATGGTACTACCATGTTCCACTGAAACGATCAGAGAAGACTGTGAACTCAGAAATCCCAATTCCTCCACCATCCCAGATCCCAGGTTTGAGCAACCTTGGAGAGCATCACAATGAAATTACATTTGGGAGCCGCAGGAAATGGATCAAAGACACAGACTCAGCATACGTAAAGCTGGCAAAGCAAGGAGGCCGACCTG atttGTTGAAACATTTTACACCTAGTACAAGAAAAACATCCCCAGTAGCTTATGCTGTACCTGACTGGTATACACACCACAGTAAACCACTAACAGATGATGAATCTAA AGCCCATGTTTCCTCAATGCCTGACTACATGGTTCATGAAGAGTTTAAGTCTGATCAGCTCAATGGTAACTATGAAACAAAAAGAGGGCCTTTTGATTTTGATATGAAAAGTATTTGGCAGAGGGATGCTGAGGACAAGGAGAACAAAGAGAAAAAGAAG GAAAATGCTGCTCAAGTTGAGGTCCATGTGGGCAACACAAAAGAG GTAAAGCTTCCTGCAATAAACCCCAAATACCCAAACAGAATACCACCCTCTACTGCAAATAAGGAATTCCATGGGGGAAATAGGCTTTATTTTCCACCTAT gccTGGTCAGAAAAACAATGAACCAGTAAACTTCAGCAAACTGCTTAGCAATGGTTACAGGGACGACTGGATTCAGCAGCGTAATGACTGGGAGAAAAAGATTCAGCAAACCTCAAAAAATAATGAGCAGCCTGAAG AGACTCTTCTTCCAA TGCATCTGAAACTTGGGGCAGGTTAG
- the C2H7orf57 gene encoding uncharacterized protein C7orf57 homolog isoform X2: MRNMSKEPSGPPNRYASCEWYYHVPLKRSEKTVNSEIPIPPPSQIPGLSNLGEHHNEITFGSRRKWIKDTDSAYVKLAKQGGRPDLLKHFTPSTRKTSPVAYAVPDWYTHHSKPLTDDESKAHVSSMPDYMVHEEFKSDQLNGNYETKRGPFDFDMKSIWQRDAEDKENKEKKKVKLPAINPKYPNRIPPSTANKEFHGGNRLYFPPMPGQKNNEPVNFSKLLSNGYRDDWIQQRNDWEKKIQQTSKNNEQPEETLLPSEYQKKIGKKQKAKKYTLSFKRKTVAKIKDEPRSQSGPEISAPPKKSLFKLNMFRDIPARIDSNRQVKAAASEM; the protein is encoded by the exons AATGGTACTACCATGTTCCACTGAAACGATCAGAGAAGACTGTGAACTCAGAAATCCCAATTCCTCCACCATCCCAGATCCCAGGTTTGAGCAACCTTGGAGAGCATCACAATGAAATTACATTTGGGAGCCGCAGGAAATGGATCAAAGACACAGACTCAGCATACGTAAAGCTGGCAAAGCAAGGAGGCCGACCTG atttGTTGAAACATTTTACACCTAGTACAAGAAAAACATCCCCAGTAGCTTATGCTGTACCTGACTGGTATACACACCACAGTAAACCACTAACAGATGATGAATCTAA AGCCCATGTTTCCTCAATGCCTGACTACATGGTTCATGAAGAGTTTAAGTCTGATCAGCTCAATGGTAACTATGAAACAAAAAGAGGGCCTTTTGATTTTGATATGAAAAGTATTTGGCAGAGGGATGCTGAGGACAAGGAGAACAAAGAGAAAAAGAAG GTAAAGCTTCCTGCAATAAACCCCAAATACCCAAACAGAATACCACCCTCTACTGCAAATAAGGAATTCCATGGGGGAAATAGGCTTTATTTTCCACCTAT gccTGGTCAGAAAAACAATGAACCAGTAAACTTCAGCAAACTGCTTAGCAATGGTTACAGGGACGACTGGATTCAGCAGCGTAATGACTGGGAGAAAAAGATTCAGCAAACCTCAAAAAATAATGAGCAGCCTGAAG AGACTCTTCTTCCAAGTGAGTACCAGAAGAAAATAGGAAAGAAGCAGAAAGCTAAAAAATATACATTGTCATTCAAAAGAAAAACTGTTGCAAAAATAAAGGATGAGCCCAGATCTCAATCTGGACCTGAAATAAGTGCCCCGCCTAAGAAGTCACTCTTCAAACTCAACAT GTTCAGAGACATCCCAGCCCGAATTGACTCCAACAGACAAGTAAAAGCTGCAGCTTCAGAGATGTAA
- the C2H7orf57 gene encoding uncharacterized protein C7orf57 homolog isoform X1, with amino-acid sequence MRNMSKEPSGPPNRYASCEWYYHVPLKRSEKTVNSEIPIPPPSQIPGLSNLGEHHNEITFGSRRKWIKDTDSAYVKLAKQGGRPDLLKHFTPSTRKTSPVAYAVPDWYTHHSKPLTDDESKAHVSSMPDYMVHEEFKSDQLNGNYETKRGPFDFDMKSIWQRDAEDKENKEKKKENAAQVEVHVGNTKEVKLPAINPKYPNRIPPSTANKEFHGGNRLYFPPMPGQKNNEPVNFSKLLSNGYRDDWIQQRNDWEKKIQQTSKNNEQPEETLLPSEYQKKIGKKQKAKKYTLSFKRKTVAKIKDEPRSQSGPEISAPPKKSLFKLNMFRDIPARIDSNRQVKAAASEM; translated from the exons AATGGTACTACCATGTTCCACTGAAACGATCAGAGAAGACTGTGAACTCAGAAATCCCAATTCCTCCACCATCCCAGATCCCAGGTTTGAGCAACCTTGGAGAGCATCACAATGAAATTACATTTGGGAGCCGCAGGAAATGGATCAAAGACACAGACTCAGCATACGTAAAGCTGGCAAAGCAAGGAGGCCGACCTG atttGTTGAAACATTTTACACCTAGTACAAGAAAAACATCCCCAGTAGCTTATGCTGTACCTGACTGGTATACACACCACAGTAAACCACTAACAGATGATGAATCTAA AGCCCATGTTTCCTCAATGCCTGACTACATGGTTCATGAAGAGTTTAAGTCTGATCAGCTCAATGGTAACTATGAAACAAAAAGAGGGCCTTTTGATTTTGATATGAAAAGTATTTGGCAGAGGGATGCTGAGGACAAGGAGAACAAAGAGAAAAAGAAG GAAAATGCTGCTCAAGTTGAGGTCCATGTGGGCAACACAAAAGAG GTAAAGCTTCCTGCAATAAACCCCAAATACCCAAACAGAATACCACCCTCTACTGCAAATAAGGAATTCCATGGGGGAAATAGGCTTTATTTTCCACCTAT gccTGGTCAGAAAAACAATGAACCAGTAAACTTCAGCAAACTGCTTAGCAATGGTTACAGGGACGACTGGATTCAGCAGCGTAATGACTGGGAGAAAAAGATTCAGCAAACCTCAAAAAATAATGAGCAGCCTGAAG AGACTCTTCTTCCAAGTGAGTACCAGAAGAAAATAGGAAAGAAGCAGAAAGCTAAAAAATATACATTGTCATTCAAAAGAAAAACTGTTGCAAAAATAAAGGATGAGCCCAGATCTCAATCTGGACCTGAAATAAGTGCCCCGCCTAAGAAGTCACTCTTCAAACTCAACAT GTTCAGAGACATCCCAGCCCGAATTGACTCCAACAGACAAGTAAAAGCTGCAGCTTCAGAGATGTAA